The DNA sequence GTTGCTTTCTGGGCCTAGTTTTTCTCATTTTCAATGTCAAGATAAAAATCTTTCAAATTAGGAACAGCTCCCAATTTGCCAATTTTGTATGCGTTATAAATAGAACTTGTCTTCCTTATTTTTGAAGTATCAAAGTCTGCAAGAGAGTATAGATCAGTGGAACCATCCTTTTTTCTCTCTGTGAACCAAATAGCATCCTTCCTTAAAATATCTTTTTCCATTAACAGTTCTCTGTAATGAGTGGTAGCTATTAATTGAGAATTTTTATTATTTTTTAAAAATGTTAATAAAAAGTGTTTTATTAAATCAGGATGCAAAGAGGATTCTAATTCATCAATGGGCACTATAATTTCATTATTTAACATCATATCCAGGATTCCACAAAATTCGTAATACCGTTTGGTTCCAGCAGATTCTTCTTTTAAAGGAAGAATAAATTCCTGGTTATTAACAAAATGTTCAAATAAGAGCCCTTTTATCGTTATTTTTCCTTGCTTTTCTATCTGTTTGACATCCTTTTCAGGCAGGATTATTTTTAATTTTTCTAAAGTTTTATCAGTAACTTTTTCTGTTTCTTTATTTATTACAATATTATTGATCCAAAAATCTGCTTTCTTTAACAATTTAATAATCCTGGTTTTATCTATTCGTTCTTCTTCCAGCTTATCGGAAATAAAAGGAAATAACTCAGTTCTTGGTGTAATTATTGGCTTTAATTTGTTTTTAAACCAGTTAATGACATCCTGAAGTTCTTTAAGTGCTAAATTTGTTTTTAGATAGGCCCCAAGAACAGTGTTGTTCCATAATGTATTATAAATCAGAATTGTTTTACTATTTTTAT is a window from the Bacteroidales bacterium genome containing:
- a CDS encoding ATP-binding protein produces the protein MKKIKNKSLTYKNFIYKLTRKLQILGANFMIIKFSVKNFKVIKDEITLSFEATKSDELEEYYIATPTPKLRLLKLAIIYGPNASGKTTILEALNFLRNLVVKPLPDKTVQFDNLKPFLGNEESKKSNTSFKLEIVSKGTKYLYEVELNQKAIIKENLYRYKPKKALVYARTTDIDKELTQIKFGPTIRLDKNSKTILIYNTLWNNTVLGAYLKTNLALKELQDVINWFKNKLKPIITPRTELFPFISDKLEEERIDKTRIIKLLKKADFWINNIVINKETEKVTDKTLEKLKIILPEKDVKQIEKQGKITIKGLLFEHFVNNQEFILPLKEESAGTKRYYEFCGILDMMLNNEIIVPIDELESSLHPDLIKHFLLTFLKNNKNSQLIATTHYRELLMEKDILRKDAIWFTERKKDGSTDLYSLADFDTSKIRKTSSIYNAYKIGKLGAVPNLKDFYLDIENEKN